The nucleotide window taaccctatttactcgagatacaccagccatactccttagacacttcatctcaaacacattcaatttctgtctctccgtcactccattccccacaactccgatccatacatcgcagttggtacaatcactttatcatacagatgtttctttacattcatgcccaaccctctattttttactactctcttaactgcacccaacactttgcatccttcattcactctctgacgtacatctgcttccactccaccatttgctgcaacaacagaccccaagtacttgaactgatccacctcctcaagtaactccattcaacctaacaccaccttcccttctcgtaaatctcataaccttactcttacccacatcaactctcaacttccttctctcacacacccttccaaattctgtcaccaatctgccaagcttctcttctgtgtctgcaaccagtacagtatcatctgcaaacaacaactgatttacctcccattcatgatcattctcgtctaccagtttcaatcctcgtccaaacactcgagcattcacctctctcaccactccatcaatatacaagttaaacacccacggcgacatcacacatctctgtctcagcccaactcacacatgctttactacctttgtagaaacttttcacagcttgcaacaaccttccaccaactccgtataacctcatcccattccacattggttccctatcaactctatcatacgctttctccagatccataaatgcaatatacacctccttaccttttgctaaatatttctcgcatatctgcctaactgtaaaaatctgattcatacaacccctacctcttccaaaAACCCCCTGTACTTTTAAAATTgcgttctctgttttatccttaatcctattaatcagtactctaccatacaattttccaactacactcaacaaactaatacctcttgaattacaacactcatgcacatctcccttacccttatatagtggtacaatacacgcacaaacccaatctactggtaccattgacaacacaaaacaaatattaaacaatctcaccaacaattcaagtaccgtcacacccccttccttcaacatatcagctctcacaccatccataccagatgcttttcctactctcgttccatctagtgctctagatgaaatattaataataataataataataataataataaaaataataataataataataataataatgatgtttaatatattactaaatttagatttacttaggtttctaaagttgttattattgctacgatttcaataacttctttagtGGGGATGtttgtatataaacaaaaacaactaGGCATATAAAACTCAtagaaacaacaacagcaacagtaatATTCTTACCACTATCTTTGCTGATTCAAAACATTCCGAAAAAAGCCATACATACTCCCTTCCTCATATTACGAGATTCAGTAAAGCCTAGCCTGGAATACGGTAGCATGATAGACTGAATTTCTATCGAATTCCAAATAAAGCTTTAAATCTaataaattacataatatataatCTAAGAAGCGATCCTTCTGTCAACCTACTCGATAAAATaacatgaaaagaaacaaaaacatcAACGACATAGTCAACGTCTACAACAATGTTCTCAAGAATTCGAACATATGCTTACTCACCTAATAATCATCCTTTTTCAGTGATCGTAGATTGGTAACACCGGCTTCTCTAGCTGTTGCTGACTCGTGATCCGTGGCCGGAACtccctacaaaagaataaaacactagATTGAAACCAAGTTTTTGGATGAATAGATCTGTTATATAATTGCATTTCTGAAAAATAGTGAAGTGGTTTCATTGTCAATAAGTCAcgtatcattcattcattcatatatatatatatatatatatatatatatatatatatatatatatatatatatatatatatatatatatatatatatatatatatatacacacacacataaatatatgtgtgtgtatatatatattatatatatatatatatatatatatatatatatatatatatatatatatatacacacacacacacacacacacacacacacacatatatatatatatatatatatatatatatatatatatatatatataacagcactTCAGAAAAAAGGTGAAGTGGTTTTATTGTTAACAAgtcattcatatatacagtatatatatatatatatatatatatatatatatatatatatatatatatatatatatatatatatatatatatatatatatatatataactgcacttCAGAAAAAAGGTGAAGTGGTTTTATTGTTAATAAGTcgttcaagtaaatatatatatatatatatatatatatatatatatatatatatatatatatatatatatatatatatatatatatacacacatacacacacacacacacacacacacacacatatatatatatatatatatatatatatatatatatatatatatatatatatatatatttatttatatatgtgtgtatgcatatattcttATAAACGGGGAGTAGATAAATTCTTTGCTAATGATTAAGATAGGATTAAATGATGAAACTTccaatagtttatatttttttttttgatggctaGAATAAGTGGCTTACATGATTGCCACAAGCTATTAAAAAGAACTACAATTAATAAAATcaactgtttaataataataataataataataataataataataataataataataataataataataataaaaatagagcaAAGATCTCTCCTCAAACTCCCCCTACCCCCCACAAACTATTATTCCCTtgataagaagaaaaacaaaacaaagaaaaactagACGAAAGCAAGAGATTGCAAGACGAGTAAAActctaaaaataaaaacattcgacCTCGAACTTCAGTGGCAAGTTACACATTGCATGACACTTAATCGTGATCCATGGTGGCAGCAACAAGCGATTAATCATCCTCAATCGAGGGAAAGCTCGGACAATAAACCTGGAATCAAAGAAAACTCCGACGATAATCCTGGAATCAAACAGAAAGTCAGACCTGATGTTTCTTTGGTCGGGGGAACGATTTTGCCTAGACCCGTCCCCGTAACTAGATAATCCGTACTAGCTTTCATGACcctaattcttcttcttcatcttcttcttcttctgtatattATTTCGGGAGGACcacttcttcatcttctcctacgcctattaatggaAAGGCCTCCTTTAGATTtagcccgtcgtctctatcttgagtttttaaatcaatatttctccattcaccaggtcctacctcacgcttcatagtcctcagccatgtagatctggatcttccaactcttctagtgccttgtggaagccATTTAAACGTTTGGTGTACCAggctttcttggggagtgcgaagagcatgcccaaacaccCTTCATAAGATATAAGATACTCGTAAGACATTcatgaaatatatcttttatgtCAATGGCATCTGAGTTCCCTTGTATCTAACAGTATGAAGCACTTAAAGAGACATTCCTAACATAGCAACTAATACCTATGTTGAAAATGTGTCGTCACATTACTCAAATGAAGTATGTTTTAAGAACTGTTGTTCGTTTTGCCTGTTCAAACACCGCCTTAGTTTCCCAAGTGGTTTTCATAATGCCCTGAATTCCTTGTAGTGACTTGCATGAATAAGCCGTCTCTAACAATTCAGCTCATCTAACCttggaatgattctctctctctctctctctctctctctctctctctctctctctctctctctctctctctctaaggagtaAAATATGTACAATTGGACGTAGAAATTCCTGGTGCATCTCGCTTGAAAGAAGTGCACCCACCCATACCCTTACTACGCGGGGAGTGACTGTGtcactcgccgtgcagtaagggtgtaacaCAGACTCCCGTATCTAACTATACCTGGAATTAGTCTATTGTCGGAGATCATAGCtatgtttgaagaaaaaaaaaagataaagagagaagaaaacaAGAGAGACCTAAATAATCTTTCTATATATTTAAGAAACTAGGGAATGTAAGGGAATCCGACCTCAAGActtcttaatacacacacacacacacacacacacacacacacatatatatatatatatatatatatatatatatatatatatatatatatatatatatatatatatatatatacacacacatatggtcACACTCAGCTCCCTCCGTCCCTCAGATAGAGGGAGatggagtagtcattccctggtgagaggtgggGGGTGAGTGTGCTTGTGTTTAGCcatatttttgacggatcgcgtacactagtcaaGGACATTTATTTTTCCATGTATGATATGCATTCTTTTCTGTACACATACATAATGCATACATTTCTGTACACATGCATAATGTATACTTTTCTGTACACATACGTgataaatacttttctattcacaTACATAATGCATAATTTTCTGTCCACACACGTAATGTATACTTTTCTGTACACATACTGTATGCAATGTTTACTTTTCTGTCCACACAAGTAATTTATACTTTTCCGCATACATACGCAATGTATACTTTTCTGTTCACATATGTAATGCATACTTTTCTGTACACATCCTGTATGCAATGTATACTTTTCTGTCCACATAAGTACTTTATACTTTTCTGCATACATACGTAATGCATAATTTTCTGTGCACATACGTAATGCATAATTTTCTGTGCACATACGTAATGCATAATTTTCTGTGCACATACGTACTGCATATTTTTCTGTCCACATACGTAATGAATAATTTTCTGTCCACATACGTACTGCATATTTTTCTGTCCACATACGTAATATATActtttctgtatacatatataatacataatgtatACTTTTCTGTACACATACGTAACTTAGACATTTCTGTACACAAACGTACTACCAGTGGACAAACAGACAGACGCCCAAATGCATCCACACAGGCTAAGCCGAATCCTCTGTCGAGATAAGCTTGCCATCTGAGACCGAGTTCAAAACCTAAAAGCGATCGAATTACTTCTTATTAAAACTGACAGCGAATTCGTAGCCGCTATAG belongs to Palaemon carinicauda isolate YSFRI2023 chromosome 17, ASM3689809v2, whole genome shotgun sequence and includes:
- the LOC137656290 gene encoding uncharacterized protein — its product is MTLNRDPWWQQQAINHPQSRESSDNKPGIKENSDDNPGIKQKVRPDVSLDGGTILPRPVPWQVTHCMTLNRDPWWQQQAINHPQSRESSDNKPGIKENSDDNPGIKQKVRPDVSLVGGTILPRPVPVTR